Genomic DNA from Triticum dicoccoides isolate Atlit2015 ecotype Zavitan unplaced genomic scaffold, WEW_v2.0 scaffold36649, whole genome shotgun sequence:
CGTCATGGCGCGGTCCCTGCCGCTGGACAAGCTGGCGCTGGTGCAGCGGCTGAAGCAGAAGGGGCACGTGGTGGCCGTGACCGGCGACGGCACGAACGACGCGCCGGCGCTCAAGGAGGCGGACGTGGGGCTATCCATGGGCGTGCAGGGCACGGAGGTGGCCAAGGAGAGCTCCGACATCATCATCCTCAACGACAACTTCGACACGGTGGTGACGGCCACGCGGTGGGGGCGCTGCGTCTACAACAACATCCAGAAGTTCATCCAGTTCCAGCTCACCGTCAACGTGGCGGCGCTCGTCATCAACTTCGTGTCCGCGATCACCACGGGCAAGATGCCGCTCACCACCGTGCAGCTCCTGTGGGTGAACCTGATCATGGACACCATGGGAGCCCTGGCGCTCGCCACGGACACGCCCACCAAGGCGCTCATGGACCGGCCGCCCATCGGCCGCACGGCGCCGCTCATCAGCAACGCCATGTGGCGCAACCTCGCCGCGCAGGCGGCGTTCCAGATCGCCGTGCTGCTGGCGCTCCAGTACCGGGGGCGGGACGTCTTCGGCACCGACGAGAAGGGTAacggcaccatgatcttcaacgccTTCGTGCTGTGCCAGGTGTTCAACGAGTTCAACGCGCGGGAGATCGAGAAGAAGAACGTGTTCGCCGGGGTGCTCAAGAACAGGATGTTCCTCGTCATCATCGCCGTCACGCTCGTGCTGCAGGTGGTCATGGTGGAGGTGCTCACCAGGTTCGCCGGAACCAAGAGGCTGGGGCTGGGGCAGTGGGGCGTCTGCCTCGCCATCGCCGCCGTGTCGTGGCCCATCGGCTGGGCCGTCAAGTTCATCCCCGTGCCCGACCGGACTCTCCATGACATCCTCACGCGCCGGAAAT
This window encodes:
- the LOC119346016 gene encoding calcium-transporting ATPase 7, plasma membrane-type-like is translated as MARSLPLDKLALVQRLKQKGHVVAVTGDGTNDAPALKEADVGLSMGVQGTEVAKESSDIIILNDNFDTVVTATRWGRCVYNNIQKFIQFQLTVNVAALVINFVSAITTGKMPLTTVQLLWVNLIMDTMGALALATDTPTKALMDRPPIGRTAPLISNAMWRNLAAQAAFQIAVLLALQYRGRDVFGTDEKGNGTMIFNAFVLCQVFNEFNAREIEKKNVFAGVLKNRMFLVIIAVTLVLQVVMVEVLTRFAGTKRLGLGQWGVCLAIAAVSWPIGWAVKFIPVPDRTLHDILTRRKSS